A window of Aromatoleum bremense genomic DNA:
CGATCCACGCGCTGATCGGGCCGAACGGAGCGGGCAAGACAACCGTCTTCAACCTCCTCACGAAGTTCCTCACGCCGACCCGCGGCACGATCCACTACAACGGGCAGGACATCACGCACGAAAAATCGGCGCAGATCGCGCGGCGCGGGATCGTGCGATCGTTCCAGATTTCAGCGGTGTTCCCGCACCTGAGCGTCCGCGACAACGTGCGCGTCGCGCTGCAACGCAAGCTCGGCACGACTTTCCATTTCTGGCGCTCGGAGAAAAGTCTCGACGTCCTGAACAGGCGCGCGATGGAACTGCTCGAGGCGGTCGACCTGCAGTCGTTCGCCGACACGGTCACCGTCGAACTGCCCTACGGGCGCAAGCGCGCGCTGGAAATTGCGACGACGCTCGCGCTCGAACCCGAGATGATGCTGCTCGACGAACCGACGCAAGGCATGGGCCACGAGGATGTCGGCCGCGTCGCGGACCTCATCAAACGCGTGTCGGCGAACCGCACCGTGCTGATGGTCGAACACAACCTCAGCGTCGTCTCGCACATCTGCGACACGATCACGGTGCTGCAGCGCGGCGCGGTGCTCGCCGAAGGGCCGTACGAGCAGGTGTCGCGGGACCCGCGCGTGCTCGAAGCCTACATGGGTACCGAACATGCCTGACGCCAGCGCCCGCCACAACCCCGACGTCGAGATGCTGCGGGTCAGCGACCTGCATGCGTTCTACGGTGAATCGCACATCCTGCACGGCATCGATTTCAACGTGAACCGCGGCGAACTCGTGACGCTGCTCGGGCGCAACGGCGCGGGGCGCACGACGA
This region includes:
- a CDS encoding ABC transporter ATP-binding protein gives rise to the protein MSTDFILQTRDLTKEFKGFVAVDKVNLKVRRGSIHALIGPNGAGKTTVFNLLTKFLTPTRGTIHYNGQDITHEKSAQIARRGIVRSFQISAVFPHLSVRDNVRVALQRKLGTTFHFWRSEKSLDVLNRRAMELLEAVDLQSFADTVTVELPYGRKRALEIATTLALEPEMMLLDEPTQGMGHEDVGRVADLIKRVSANRTVLMVEHNLSVVSHICDTITVLQRGAVLAEGPYEQVSRDPRVLEAYMGTEHA